From one Acipenser ruthenus chromosome 21, fAciRut3.2 maternal haplotype, whole genome shotgun sequence genomic stretch:
- the LOC117427778 gene encoding GTP-binding nuclear protein Ran, with protein MAAQGGEPQVQFKLVLVGDGGTGKTTFVKRHLTGEFEKKYVATLGVEVHPLVFHTNRGPIKFNVWDTAGQEKFGGLRDGYYIQAQCAIIMFDVTSRVTYKNVPNWHRDLVRVCENIPIVLCGNKVDIKDRKVKAKSIVFHRKKNLQYYDISAKSNYNFEKPFLWLARKLIGDPNLEFVAMPALAPPEVVMDPALAAQYEQDLQVAQSTALPDDEDDL; from the exons ATGGCTGCACAAGGTGGAGAACCCCAAGTTCAGTTTAAG CTTGTTCTAGTCGGAGATGGTGGTACTGGCAAAACTACCTTTGTAAAACGTCACTTGACTGGAGAGTTTGAGAAGAAATACGTAG CTACCTTGGGAGTTGAGGTTCACCCGCTTGTGTTTCATACAAACAGAGGCCCTATTAAATTCAATGTGTGGGACACAGCTGGTCAAGAGAAATTTGGTGGCCTTCGAGATGGCTATTATATTCAAG CTCAGTGTGCCATTATCATGTTTGATGTAACATCAAGGGTAACATATAAAAATGTCCCCAACTGGCACAGAGATTTAGTACGAGTGTGTGAGAATATCCCCATTGTGTTGTGTGGCAACAAAGTCGACATCAAAGACAGGAAGGTGAAGGCAAAGTCCATTGTCTTCCATAGAAAGAAGAACCTCCAG TATTACGACATTTCTGCCAAAAGTAACTACAACTTTGAAAAGCCCTTCCTTTGGCTTGCCAGAAAGTTGATTGGAGACCCTAACCTGGAGTTTGTGGCTATGCCCGCATTGGCACCACCAGAGGTTGTTATGGACCCAGCACTGGCAGCACAGTACGAGCAAGATTTACAG GTTGCTCAGTCTACTGCCCTGCCAGATGATGAGGATGATCTGTGA